Proteins found in one Vagococcus carniphilus genomic segment:
- a CDS encoding VOC family protein, producing MKKTEIAIFLTLNGKANEAIEFYQTLFNGDLLFKITNKEFKERMNPTIEIPKEEEAFISHSILMIGNLQLQIADNPVYPSMTFVEGTTMSFSVLTKNIGEAQTLYEDIVAYKDTVILQEPTTNEFADFYAIVKDPYGVIIQLTNEREADPSKKGNQ from the coding sequence ATGAAAAAAACAGAAATTGCCATATTTTTAACACTTAATGGAAAAGCAAATGAGGCTATTGAATTTTATCAAACTTTATTTAATGGAGACCTGCTTTTCAAAATTACTAATAAAGAGTTTAAGGAGAGAATGAATCCAACGATAGAGATACCAAAAGAAGAGGAAGCATTTATTTCCCACTCAATCTTAATGATTGGAAATCTTCAACTTCAAATTGCAGATAATCCTGTTTATCCATCGATGACTTTTGTAGAAGGAACTACAATGTCGTTTAGCGTCTTAACCAAAAATATTGGAGAAGCTCAAACACTTTATGAGGATATAGTTGCTTATAAGGACACAGTAATTCTACAAGAACCAACAACAAACGAGTTTGCTGATTTTTATGCAATTGTTAAAGATCCTTATGGTGTCATTATTCAATTAACTAATGAACGTGAAGCAGATCCAAGCAAAAAAGGAAACCAATAA
- a CDS encoding class I SAM-dependent methyltransferase, whose translation MEELKVVVGSGGYNNNPGWIHTEENELNLLDETTWAKLFKECSISAMLVEHVWEHLTYEEGVVAAKIAYNYLKKDGYIRCAVPDAFFQDEVYQSIVKVGGPGPKDHPAADHKIVYDYRLLTAMFEEAGYEARLLEYCDENGRFHHNEWDIRDGLIYRSKKCDPRNQGESLVFPSLIVDAVKIG comes from the coding sequence ATGGAAGAGTTAAAAGTTGTTGTCGGTTCAGGAGGATATAACAATAATCCAGGATGGATACATACAGAAGAGAATGAACTGAATTTATTAGATGAGACGACTTGGGCTAAACTGTTTAAAGAATGCTCAATTAGTGCGATGTTAGTAGAGCACGTTTGGGAGCATTTGACTTATGAAGAAGGAGTAGTAGCTGCCAAAATAGCTTACAACTATTTAAAGAAAGATGGCTACATTCGTTGCGCAGTACCAGATGCGTTCTTTCAAGATGAGGTTTATCAGAGTATTGTTAAAGTTGGTGGTCCAGGTCCTAAAGATCATCCAGCTGCTGACCATAAAATTGTTTATGATTACCGTCTATTAACTGCGATGTTTGAAGAAGCAGGATATGAAGCTAGATTACTAGAGTATTGTGATGAAAATGGTCGGTTTCATCACAATGAATGGGATATAAGAGATGGCTTAATTTATAGATCTAAAAAATGTGATCCTAGAAATCAGGGAGAGAGTTTGGTGTTTCCTTCATTGATAGTGGATGCGGTGAAAATTGGATAA
- a CDS encoding DUF6176 family protein — MNVELTRFKVKEGKSKIVDEWLLFLNENMKETLITLEKEKMYVETIFREVLNGDEYLYWYSVQEENGQEVEESEHWIDKKHLEYWEECIDKNFKPIDLSTEVVMIPEKVKKSMI; from the coding sequence ATGAACGTTGAACTGACAAGATTTAAAGTAAAAGAAGGTAAATCAAAAATTGTGGATGAATGGCTTTTATTTCTAAACGAAAATATGAAAGAAACGTTGATTACTCTTGAAAAAGAAAAAATGTATGTAGAAACTATTTTTCGAGAAGTTCTTAATGGTGATGAGTATCTTTATTGGTACTCCGTTCAAGAAGAAAATGGCCAAGAGGTAGAAGAATCTGAGCACTGGATTGACAAAAAACACTTAGAATATTGGGAAGAATGTATTGATAAAAACTTTAAACCCATTGATTTAAGTACCGAAGTTGTAATGATTCCTGAAAAAGTAAAGAAAAGTATGATTTAG
- a CDS encoding ABC transporter ATP-binding protein, protein MNAIEFINVKKTFQDGDQTIEALKTTNFSVKQGEFVAVIGPSGSGKSTFLTIAGGLQTPSEGQVLVNGKPLSNNKEKIRANIRFEEIGFILQSSKLIPFLTVEKQLILVDKIKKQTPQMTHLFKDLGIEQLTHKYPEDLSGGEKQRVAIARALYNNPSIILADEPTASLDTKRAYEVVQILARETKEKAKATIMVTHDLRMIASCDRVLKIEDGFLSEINDPNELEQLKEKLSI, encoded by the coding sequence ATGAATGCTATTGAATTTATAAATGTTAAAAAGACATTTCAAGATGGTGATCAGACAATTGAAGCCTTAAAAACAACTAATTTTTCAGTTAAACAAGGTGAGTTTGTGGCAGTTATTGGCCCTTCTGGTTCTGGAAAAAGTACTTTTTTAACGATTGCTGGTGGCTTACAAACCCCTAGTGAAGGTCAAGTATTAGTAAATGGCAAACCTCTTAGTAATAATAAAGAAAAAATAAGAGCCAACATCCGTTTTGAGGAGATTGGCTTTATCTTACAAAGTTCAAAATTGATTCCTTTCTTAACTGTGGAAAAGCAGCTTATTCTTGTTGATAAAATCAAAAAACAAACGCCACAAATGACTCATCTCTTTAAAGATCTTGGTATTGAACAATTAACACATAAGTACCCTGAAGATTTATCTGGTGGTGAGAAGCAACGTGTCGCCATAGCTCGTGCTTTATATAATAATCCTTCTATTATTTTAGCTGACGAACCCACCGCAAGTCTTGATACCAAAAGAGCTTACGAAGTTGTTCAAATTTTAGCTAGAGAAACAAAAGAGAAAGCAAAAGCTACTATCATGGTGACCCATGATTTAAGAATGATCGCTTCTTGTGATCGTGTTTTAAAAATTGAAGATGGCTTCTTATCTGAAATAAACGACCCAAACGAATTAGAACAATTAAAAGAAAAATTGAGTATTTAA
- a CDS encoding IS1182 family transposase: protein MYKNYNMKQVTLSLDLEIYLEKNDIAFAINELVESIPSHVFSVFDHQMGTSSYDPRMMLKLILCGYTQSNFSGRKIEAMTKDSIRTRWLTQSQFPNFRTINRFRVNPLVQPILQECFIQFRNQLVSQKLIEEDAIFIDGTKLEANANKYSFVWRKSTTRFDDSLTEKSKIYYKQLVKEKIIPSIHNEDEEWDDKQLNLIADSIETKVSELTEQIDDTEDVTLRKELRRQRKEPKKALKAFREFSDRKKKYKQQYQIFKERNSFSKIDMDATFMRMKEDHMMNGQLKPAYNIQIATNNQYVLAYDTFSNPTDFKTMIPFLTTIKESYFELPNYIVADAGYGSEENYQAILDDFERTPLITYTMYQKEQTKKYKQNPFITNNWKYNELTDSYTCPNNRELHFRNYSTRNDKQGFTKQLKMYECETCIDCPVRSLCTRAKSNKSRVIQKNGNWEYFKAHARELLSDDVTGAIYRRRKIDVEPAFGNLKANLSFNRFSVRGQDKVTQELGFAFMALNLRKLSKFRKDIDRKIRKNKNSKMINLILEFLFCFKRLLGQALSSIIVLITSLDSCLS, encoded by the coding sequence ATGTATAAAAATTATAACATGAAACAAGTTACATTATCACTAGATTTAGAAATTTATTTAGAAAAAAATGACATCGCTTTCGCGATTAATGAATTAGTAGAGAGTATTCCAAGTCACGTTTTTTCTGTTTTTGATCATCAAATGGGAACCTCATCTTACGACCCAAGAATGATGTTGAAACTTATTTTATGTGGCTACACACAGTCAAATTTTTCTGGTAGAAAAATTGAAGCGATGACTAAAGATAGTATTCGTACTAGATGGTTGACTCAATCACAATTTCCTAACTTCAGAACCATTAATCGTTTTCGAGTGAATCCTTTGGTTCAGCCGATTCTTCAAGAGTGTTTTATTCAATTTAGAAATCAATTAGTTTCGCAGAAATTGATTGAAGAAGATGCTATTTTTATTGATGGGACCAAATTAGAAGCTAATGCCAATAAATATAGTTTTGTTTGGAGAAAGAGTACGACCAGATTTGACGATTCTCTAACAGAAAAATCAAAAATATATTATAAACAATTAGTCAAAGAAAAAATCATTCCGTCGATTCATAATGAAGATGAGGAATGGGATGATAAACAGTTGAATCTCATTGCCGATTCTATTGAAACTAAAGTATCTGAGTTGACTGAACAAATAGATGATACAGAAGACGTTACACTTAGAAAAGAACTCCGTCGTCAAAGAAAGGAACCTAAAAAAGCCTTAAAGGCTTTTCGAGAATTCAGTGATAGGAAGAAAAAATATAAGCAACAATATCAGATTTTTAAAGAGAGAAATAGTTTTTCAAAAATAGATATGGACGCTACTTTTATGAGAATGAAGGAAGATCATATGATGAATGGTCAACTGAAACCGGCATACAATATCCAAATCGCAACCAACAATCAATATGTTCTAGCTTATGATACTTTTTCAAATCCAACAGATTTTAAAACGATGATTCCCTTTTTGACCACTATCAAAGAATCTTATTTTGAGTTACCTAATTATATTGTAGCTGACGCCGGTTATGGAAGTGAAGAAAACTATCAAGCCATCTTGGATGATTTTGAGAGAACACCATTAATCACCTACACTATGTATCAAAAAGAACAGACCAAAAAATATAAACAAAACCCATTCATTACTAATAATTGGAAATACAATGAATTAACAGATAGCTATACTTGTCCTAACAATAGAGAACTGCATTTTAGAAATTACTCTACTCGCAATGATAAACAGGGATTTACAAAACAGTTAAAAATGTATGAATGTGAAACATGTATAGATTGCCCTGTCAGATCTTTGTGTACCCGAGCAAAAAGTAATAAAAGTAGAGTCATTCAAAAAAATGGTAACTGGGAATATTTTAAAGCTCACGCAAGAGAGCTTTTGAGCGATGATGTAACAGGAGCGATTTACCGTCGAAGAAAAATTGACGTAGAACCAGCCTTTGGAAACCTAAAGGCTAATTTGTCGTTCAATCGATTCTCGGTTAGAGGTCAAGATAAAGTAACACAGGAGTTAGGATTTGCCTTTATGGCTCTAAATTTGAGAAAATTAAGTAAATTTAGGAAGGATATAGACAGAAAAATAAGAAAAAACAAGAATTCCAAAATGATAAACCTCATTTTAGAATTCTTGTTTTGTTTTAAGAGACTTTTGGGTCAGGCTCTTTCATCTATAATTGTTTTAATAACCTCTTTAGATTCTTGTTTGTCATAA
- the alr gene encoding alanine racemase, whose protein sequence is MIVGNHRPSCLIIDRNAVRQNIKREQEKLGKDVVIFAVLKANAYGMGTLEIAKVAKESGVKGFCVAILDEAIALREAGFKEPILVMGVTDINDVILASQLNISLTMPSVAWLEEVSSKKLEKPLNVHVKLDTGMGRIGLIEEDDIQKTLAIFDKNSQLNLEGLFMHFAKADSEDLAHFNLQKERFTRMKRFFSDTIKYVHTSNSAAVIFRDAWGSNMVRFGFSMYGMNPTGKDLKMPYPVADALSIETALTHVKQLKKGESISYGATYYTKSDEWIGTLPFGYGDGFPRTLQGFEVIVEGEKTPIVGRMCMDQCMIRLPKEYPIGTKVTIVGKNGDQINTLQDMADHANTICAELLCRFTDRMPRYYIN, encoded by the coding sequence ATGATTGTAGGTAATCACCGACCGAGTTGCTTAATTATTGACCGCAACGCTGTCAGACAAAATATCAAAAGAGAACAAGAAAAATTAGGAAAAGATGTAGTGATTTTTGCTGTACTAAAAGCCAATGCTTATGGAATGGGTACTTTAGAAATTGCTAAAGTTGCTAAAGAAAGTGGCGTTAAAGGATTTTGTGTGGCTATTCTAGATGAAGCTATTGCTTTAAGAGAAGCAGGTTTTAAAGAACCTATTCTTGTTATGGGGGTAACAGATATTAATGATGTTATCCTAGCAAGTCAACTAAATATTTCTTTGACTATGCCTTCTGTTGCTTGGCTAGAAGAAGTATCCTCAAAAAAATTAGAAAAACCACTTAACGTTCACGTTAAATTAGATACTGGCATGGGACGGATTGGCTTAATTGAAGAAGATGATATTCAGAAAACTTTAGCGATTTTTGATAAAAACTCTCAATTAAACTTAGAAGGTTTATTTATGCATTTTGCTAAAGCTGATTCTGAAGACTTAGCTCACTTTAATTTACAAAAGGAACGATTCACTCGAATGAAACGTTTCTTCTCTGACACTATCAAATATGTTCACACATCAAATTCTGCTGCTGTTATTTTTAGAGATGCTTGGGGCTCAAATATGGTTCGTTTTGGTTTTAGTATGTATGGAATGAACCCTACAGGTAAAGACTTAAAAATGCCCTATCCTGTTGCTGATGCGCTGTCAATTGAAACTGCTCTGACTCATGTTAAACAATTAAAAAAGGGAGAATCTATTAGTTACGGAGCTACTTACTACACGAAGTCTGATGAATGGATTGGTACCCTTCCTTTTGGTTATGGAGATGGTTTTCCTCGTACGCTTCAAGGTTTTGAAGTCATTGTTGAAGGAGAAAAAACTCCGATTGTCGGCCGCATGTGTATGGATCAATGCATGATTAGACTACCGAAAGAATATCCTATCGGAACAAAAGTAACGATTGTTGGGAAAAATGGTGACCAGATTAATACACTACAAGATATGGCTGATCACGCAAACACAATTTGCGCAGAGCTTCTTTGTCGGTTCACAGATAGGATGCCCCGTTATTACATTAATTAG
- a CDS encoding ABC transporter permease: MFLAINEIKHSLFRYFLVTGVMFLIAYLVFFLTGLAYGLAEDNRTAIDKWEADHIILSKDSNENLNMSMIPPENFEHIKSTDKAQLRQTPNIISKSGNSETINVAFFGIDPSEFLTPNIIEGHLFKEKNEAVLDQSLKELNNINIGDTLKLSGSTAKIKVVGFTDDAKYNISPVIFVSMDTFKTVKFKNDSSSKNVNLPLNAIVTRGKPQDVPSTLKTIPIKTYIQNLPGYNAQVLTFGFMIGFLILIAAIVIGIFIYVLTMQKIDILGVMKAQGVSNRYISFSIVCQTFILSITGVGTGMLLTFLTSLVLPKKVPFAINPSFYLVIGFLMVIFALIGALSSVKSIVKIDPLEAIG; this comes from the coding sequence ATGTTTTTAGCCATTAATGAAATTAAACATTCCCTTTTTCGTTATTTTTTAGTAACTGGCGTCATGTTTTTAATTGCTTATCTTGTCTTTTTTCTTACAGGACTTGCTTATGGACTTGCTGAAGACAACCGAACTGCCATCGACAAATGGGAAGCTGATCATATTATTCTATCCAAAGATTCCAATGAAAACTTAAACATGTCCATGATTCCTCCTGAAAACTTTGAACACATTAAATCAACTGACAAAGCTCAGTTAAGACAAACACCTAATATCATCTCTAAAAGTGGTAACTCTGAAACCATTAATGTTGCCTTTTTTGGTATTGATCCCTCAGAATTTTTAACGCCTAACATTATTGAAGGACACCTTTTTAAAGAAAAAAATGAAGCTGTTCTTGACCAAAGTTTAAAAGAACTCAACAATATCAACATTGGGGATACTTTAAAACTTTCAGGAAGCACCGCTAAGATTAAAGTTGTTGGTTTTACTGATGATGCTAAATACAATATCTCTCCTGTCATTTTCGTTTCAATGGACACCTTTAAAACCGTCAAATTTAAAAATGATAGTTCTTCAAAAAATGTTAACTTACCACTAAATGCTATTGTTACGCGTGGTAAACCACAAGACGTTCCAAGTACACTCAAAACAATTCCAATCAAAACCTACATTCAAAACCTACCTGGCTACAACGCCCAAGTTTTAACATTTGGTTTCATGATTGGCTTTCTTATTTTAATTGCTGCCATTGTAATTGGTATTTTCATTTATGTTTTAACAATGCAAAAGATAGATATCCTTGGTGTCATGAAAGCTCAAGGTGTTTCTAATCGTTATATTTCTTTTTCAATTGTTTGCCAAACCTTTATTCTTTCTATTACTGGTGTTGGAACTGGAATGCTCCTGACTTTCTTAACTTCTTTAGTTCTTCCTAAAAAAGTTCCATTTGCAATTAATCCTTCTTTTTACTTAGTTATTGGATTTTTAATGGTTATATTTGCCTTAATCGGAGCACTTTCTTCAGTTAAATCAATTGTTAAAATTGATCCCTTAGAAGCAATTGGATAG
- a CDS encoding aminoglycoside phosphotransferase family protein, with protein MNIPIEVAKQLVKEQFPEWKDLPISPVLKNGNDNKTFHLGETMTLRLPSDKRYVAQVEKEAKWLPFLAENLDLPITCPKALGKPNKDYPYFWSINSYIEGETADPANISNLDVLANDLAKFLRQLQRINPEGAPVSGEHNFYRGSSPVVYNEEVEKVLENLSDELPVKLIEKIWSESIESKWQEEPVWIHGDITPGNLLVKENKLSGVIDFGIMGIGDPSCDYAMAWTFFDKSSRKVFLQDLDQDTINRARGWALWKALITYDKQESKEVIKTIIDERA; from the coding sequence GTGAATATACCTATAGAAGTTGCTAAGCAATTAGTAAAAGAACAATTTCCTGAATGGAAAGATTTGCCAATTTCCCCTGTTTTAAAAAACGGTAATGATAATAAAACTTTTCATTTAGGAGAAACGATGACGTTACGTCTTCCAAGTGATAAAAGATACGTAGCTCAAGTAGAAAAAGAAGCTAAATGGTTACCTTTTTTAGCTGAAAATTTAGATTTACCAATCACATGCCCAAAAGCACTTGGAAAACCTAATAAAGACTATCCTTATTTTTGGTCTATTAATAGCTACATTGAAGGTGAAACGGCTGATCCTGCTAATATTTCTAATCTGGATGTATTGGCAAATGATTTAGCTAAATTTTTAAGACAACTTCAACGTATTAATCCCGAGGGAGCTCCTGTTTCAGGTGAACATAATTTTTACCGAGGTTCGAGTCCTGTTGTTTATAACGAAGAGGTGGAAAAGGTATTAGAAAATTTATCTGATGAATTACCAGTCAAATTAATTGAGAAAATTTGGAGTGAGTCAATTGAATCGAAATGGCAAGAAGAGCCAGTTTGGATTCATGGTGACATTACTCCAGGTAATTTATTGGTGAAAGAAAATAAATTATCTGGTGTAATTGATTTTGGTATCATGGGAATCGGGGATCCATCTTGTGATTATGCAATGGCGTGGACTTTTTTTGATAAGAGTAGTCGAAAAGTTTTCTTACAAGATCTAGATCAGGATACTATTAATAGAGCTAGAGGATGGGCTTTATGGAAAGCCTTGATTACTTATGACAAACAAGAATCTAAAGAGGTTATTAAAACAATTATAGATGAAAGAGCCTGA
- a CDS encoding PTS system mannose/fructose/N-acetylgalactosamine-transporter subunit IIB, with product MITQVRVDDRLIHGQVAVVWTKELNAPLLVVANDEAAKNNVMQMTLKMAVPNGMKLLIRSVEDSIELFNDPRGKDKRIFVIVNSVSDANKIAQNVQDIEAVNVANAGRFDKSDPASKKMVFPSVQLNPEEISAAKELAALDHVKSYNQVLPTNPQLDLKDTISKF from the coding sequence ATGATTACACAAGTTAGAGTAGATGACCGATTAATTCACGGACAAGTGGCCGTGGTTTGGACAAAAGAGTTAAACGCACCATTATTAGTCGTAGCAAATGATGAGGCTGCTAAAAATAATGTTATGCAAATGACATTAAAAATGGCTGTCCCTAATGGAATGAAGTTACTAATTCGTTCTGTGGAAGATTCAATTGAATTGTTTAATGACCCTAGAGGAAAAGATAAACGTATTTTTGTCATCGTTAATAGTGTTTCTGATGCTAATAAAATAGCCCAAAATGTGCAAGATATTGAAGCTGTTAATGTGGCTAATGCTGGGCGTTTTGATAAATCAGATCCTGCTAGCAAAAAAATGGTTTTCCCAAGTGTTCAATTAAATCCAGAGGAAATTTCAGCAGCAAAAGAGTTGGCCGCTCTTGATCATGTAAAAAGTTACAATCAAGTACTGCCAACAAACCCACAATTAGATTTAAAAGATACAATTAGTAAATTTTAA
- a CDS encoding PTS sugar transporter subunit IIA produces the protein MNRNYLIATHGELAKGFQSSLDILAGKGNDFTVINAYMTDEDYTPVVVDFIQQVSPDEQGIVFTDLFGGSVNQKVVTEVLTAECDNIFILSNVNLAIILSILFLPEETPLTQEIIQNAINESQVTLVQTTQDNTDEEDIF, from the coding sequence ATGAATAGAAATTATTTAATTGCAACACACGGTGAATTAGCAAAAGGATTTCAAAGTTCACTTGATATTCTTGCAGGAAAAGGGAATGATTTCACTGTCATTAATGCCTATATGACAGACGAAGACTACACACCTGTTGTAGTAGATTTCATTCAACAAGTAAGTCCTGATGAACAAGGTATTGTTTTTACTGATTTATTTGGCGGTAGTGTTAATCAAAAAGTCGTTACAGAAGTTTTAACTGCTGAGTGTGACAATATTTTTATTTTGTCGAATGTTAATTTAGCTATTATTTTATCAATTTTATTTTTACCAGAGGAAACTCCTCTAACGCAAGAAATTATTCAAAATGCTATTAACGAGAGTCAAGTAACATTAGTACAGACAACACAAGATAACACTGATGAAGAAGATATTTTTTAG
- a CDS encoding helix-turn-helix domain-containing protein: MEVSEKLQNKRKEMNLTQEEIAEKIHVSRQTISNWETGRTLPDIKSLILISEIYNISLDTLLKEDNEMVNHLQNLSDNNKFLKLFCALLLINIVLIITIALIKNTLLTPILLTLIAFNTVCIFFLIIKKI; this comes from the coding sequence ATGGAGGTATCGGAAAAATTACAAAATAAGCGAAAAGAGATGAATCTCACTCAGGAGGAAATAGCTGAAAAAATCCATGTTTCAAGACAAACTATTTCTAACTGGGAAACAGGTAGAACTTTACCTGATATCAAAAGTTTGATACTAATAAGTGAAATTTATAACATTTCTTTAGATACATTATTGAAGGAGGATAACGAGATGGTGAATCATTTACAAAATCTCTCAGATAATAACAAATTTTTAAAACTATTTTGTGCATTACTTTTAATTAATATCGTATTGATAATAACAATAGCACTAATAAAAAACACCCTATTAACACCTATTCTACTTACGTTGATAGCCTTTAACACGGTTTGTATTTTCTTTCTAATTATTAAAAAAATCTAG
- a CDS encoding helix-turn-helix transcriptional regulator has product MKKSERINQELFYLNDKTEFNLKDLMHAFNISKSTALRDIAELESLGVPIYATNGRYGSYHIIQESLLPPVYFNEKEIFAIFFSLQLLKSTSNSPFGHTYQQINNKLLNTFSKEKQKLITQTMDVVQYNSLLHTEYIDHLDTLFENILKQQVITFNYSRGETRERTILPVKLVTRNGYWYCLGFDIHKQAYRTFRCDFISQIKINDNHQINLSQEEINEGLLQQQNDYRFLDFKVEVTKDARTFYQQNNYPNISFEQNDESYFLTGFINPNEISFLANYLLGFGTDIISISPNELHDAYKILIEKLQHKLIKMNEKRG; this is encoded by the coding sequence ATGAAAAAATCAGAACGAATTAATCAAGAATTGTTCTACTTGAACGATAAAACAGAGTTTAACTTGAAAGATTTAATGCATGCCTTTAACATTTCAAAAAGCACTGCTCTAAGAGATATTGCTGAGCTGGAAAGTTTAGGTGTTCCTATCTATGCAACAAATGGTCGTTATGGAAGTTATCATATTATTCAAGAAAGTCTTTTGCCCCCTGTCTATTTTAATGAAAAAGAAATATTCGCTATTTTCTTTTCGCTACAATTGCTCAAGTCAACCAGTAATTCTCCCTTTGGACACACTTATCAGCAAATAAACAATAAATTACTTAATACCTTTTCAAAAGAAAAACAAAAACTAATCACTCAAACAATGGATGTGGTTCAATATAACAGCCTGCTTCATACTGAATATATTGATCATTTAGATACTCTTTTTGAAAATATTCTAAAACAACAAGTCATAACGTTTAACTATTCCAGAGGAGAAACACGTGAACGAACCATTCTACCTGTTAAGTTAGTTACTCGAAATGGCTACTGGTACTGTCTTGGTTTTGACATTCATAAACAAGCTTACCGTACCTTCCGTTGTGACTTCATTAGTCAGATAAAGATTAATGATAATCACCAAATTAACTTATCTCAAGAAGAAATCAATGAAGGTTTACTTCAACAGCAAAATGACTATCGATTCCTAGATTTCAAAGTAGAAGTAACTAAAGATGCTAGAACCTTTTATCAACAAAATAATTATCCTAATATTTCATTTGAACAAAATGATGAATCATACTTTTTGACTGGTTTTATTAATCCAAATGAAATTTCCTTTTTAGCTAACTATCTATTAGGATTCGGTACAGATATAATCTCTATTTCGCCAAATGAACTTCATGATGCATACAAAATCTTAATTGAGAAACTACAACATAAACTGATTAAAATGAATGAAAAAAGAGGCTGA
- a CDS encoding GNAT family N-acetyltransferase, whose translation MRDYFLTTERLGFSIWKKEDIELAIPLWGDPEVTKHISAKGYFDRREIEDRLDLEVANYEAFHVQYFPIFEISSGELVGCCGLRPCVGEDSVFEIGFHLKKEYWGKGLGFEAAIAIIDYAFEEKQVSILRAGHNPENVSSRKMLEKLGFQYEADYYYEPTGLNHPSYVLKK comes from the coding sequence ATGCGTGATTATTTTTTAACAACTGAAAGACTTGGTTTTTCGATTTGGAAGAAAGAAGACATCGAGTTAGCCATTCCATTATGGGGAGATCCAGAAGTCACTAAGCATATTAGCGCTAAAGGTTACTTCGATAGGCGAGAAATTGAGGATAGATTAGATTTAGAAGTAGCTAATTATGAAGCGTTTCATGTTCAGTATTTTCCGATTTTTGAAATTAGTAGTGGTGAGTTAGTAGGATGCTGTGGACTGCGTCCTTGTGTAGGTGAAGATTCAGTTTTTGAAATAGGATTTCATTTGAAAAAAGAGTACTGGGGAAAAGGACTAGGATTTGAAGCAGCTATAGCAATCATTGACTATGCTTTTGAAGAGAAACAAGTAAGTATATTACGAGCAGGACATAATCCAGAAAATGTGTCCTCACGAAAGATGTTGGAGAAGCTAGGCTTTCAATATGAAGCAGATTATTATTATGAACCGACAGGATTGAATCATCCAAGTTATGTGTTGAAAAAGTGA
- a CDS encoding GNAT family N-acetyltransferase: protein MLIKQEATENNYEAILNIWEKSAKETHHFLSKEDFDFYKEVIPQHLDSVDLLLWYDEGNLIGFSGISDTELVMLFLDPDFIGKRYGSRILHWLMENKGINQIDVNSQNENAKNFYLKHGFEVSSEDEIDGFGKPYPITHLVKK, encoded by the coding sequence ATGTTAATTAAACAAGAAGCAACTGAAAATAACTATGAGGCGATTCTTAATATATGGGAAAAATCAGCAAAAGAAACACATCATTTTTTATCAAAAGAGGATTTTGATTTCTATAAAGAAGTCATTCCACAACATTTAGATTCTGTGGATTTATTACTATGGTACGATGAAGGGAATCTAATTGGTTTTAGTGGTATTAGTGATACTGAATTAGTGATGTTATTTCTTGATCCTGATTTTATTGGAAAAAGATATGGAAGTCGCATCTTACATTGGCTGATGGAAAATAAAGGAATCAATCAAATTGACGTAAATTCTCAGAATGAAAATGCTAAAAATTTTTATTTAAAACACGGGTTTGAGGTTTCCTCAGAGGATGAGATAGACGGATTTGGCAAACCGTATCCAATTACCCACTTAGTAAAAAAATAG